In Azospirillaceae bacterium, a genomic segment contains:
- a CDS encoding alpha/beta fold hydrolase: MIASLTRRLPHLIAAALLALASLLAPLPGQAQAVPPTESDLTLDGGMGDGGATLGALHGTLMIPDGWAGGPAVVIQAGSGPTDRDGNSRIPGVHPDTLKLIAQGLATHGIASLRVDKRCIAASAGACPGEDKLRFTTYVDDMAAWARLITKQPKVGCVLLLGHSEGATIATLAAAKLAVDKAPVCGVLSLSGSGRPFGQVLIEQMKASGAPPALVEKAASIEASLAGGQTVADVPPPLQAMFRPAVQPYLISMMALDPAKGAGALTVPLLILQGETDLQVSVADARLLAQAQPAATLALIPGANHVLKTAPADRPANLATYADPTLPLAPGVMDAITGFIATAVARH, encoded by the coding sequence GTGATCGCGTCCCTGACCCGTCGCCTGCCCCACCTCATCGCCGCAGCCTTGCTGGCCCTGGCGTCCTTACTGGCCCCTCTGCCCGGCCAGGCGCAGGCCGTACCGCCCACTGAAAGCGACCTCACCCTGGACGGCGGCATGGGGGACGGCGGCGCGACCTTGGGAGCCCTGCACGGCACCCTGATGATCCCCGACGGTTGGGCGGGCGGCCCGGCGGTGGTGATCCAGGCGGGTTCCGGCCCCACCGATCGCGACGGCAACAGCCGCATCCCCGGCGTCCATCCCGACACCCTGAAGCTGATCGCCCAGGGCCTGGCCACCCACGGCATCGCCAGCCTGCGGGTGGACAAGCGCTGCATCGCCGCCAGCGCCGGCGCCTGCCCAGGGGAAGACAAGCTGCGCTTCACCACCTATGTCGATGACATGGCCGCCTGGGCGCGCCTTATCACAAAGCAGCCCAAGGTGGGCTGCGTCCTGCTGCTGGGCCATTCCGAGGGCGCCACCATCGCCACCCTGGCGGCCGCGAAGCTGGCGGTGGACAAGGCGCCGGTTTGCGGCGTGCTGTCCCTGTCCGGCAGCGGCCGGCCCTTTGGGCAAGTCCTGATCGAGCAGATGAAGGCCAGCGGCGCCCCACCCGCCCTGGTGGAAAAGGCGGCATCCATCGAGGCGTCCCTGGCCGGCGGCCAGACGGTGGCGGATGTGCCGCCCCCCTTGCAGGCCATGTTCCGCCCGGCCGTCCAGCCCTACCTCATCTCCATGATGGCCTTGGATCCGGCCAAGGGGGCGGGCGCCCTGACGGTGCCGCTGCTGATCCTTCAGGGCGAGACGGACCTGCAGGTGTCGGTGGCGGACGCCCGCCTGCTGGCCCAGGCGCAGCCGGCGGCCACCCTGGCCCTCATCCCCGGGGCCAACCATGTGCTGAAGACGGCGCCGGCCGACCGCCCGGCCAATCTGGCGACCTATGCCGACCCCACCTTGCCGCTGGCGCCCGGGGTGATGGACGCCATCACCGGCTTCATCGCCACGGCGGTGGCCCGGCATTAG
- a CDS encoding GNAT family N-acetyltransferase encodes MADLTLLDNPVWNAVTTAHQPLGQVHGRAARYQEHISPLAGLAEPSAAALADLATLVPAGHTIGLVSPTALDFPAQDWQVLRAREVDQMVCQDPPPPPPVPLLPLGTADVPDMMDLAARTEPGPFLEGTIRMGAYFGLRSGDGRLMAMTGQRMHLPGLREISAVCTDPDFRGRGLAQTLVAAVAVGIATEGKTPFLHVKTENEAAKKIYEKLGFRVRRSVHFTVLRRL; translated from the coding sequence TTGGCTGATCTGACTTTGCTGGACAATCCCGTCTGGAACGCCGTGACCACAGCCCACCAACCCCTGGGGCAGGTGCACGGCCGGGCCGCCCGCTATCAGGAGCACATCTCCCCCCTCGCCGGCCTGGCGGAACCGTCGGCCGCGGCCTTGGCCGATCTGGCGACCCTGGTACCGGCCGGCCACACCATCGGCCTGGTCAGCCCGACGGCCCTGGACTTCCCCGCCCAGGATTGGCAGGTGCTGCGCGCGCGGGAGGTGGACCAGATGGTGTGCCAGGACCCGCCCCCGCCGCCGCCCGTGCCGCTGCTGCCCCTGGGCACCGCCGACGTGCCCGACATGATGGATCTGGCGGCACGGACGGAGCCTGGCCCCTTCCTGGAAGGCACCATCCGCATGGGCGCCTATTTCGGCCTGCGCAGCGGGGACGGCCGGTTGATGGCCATGACCGGCCAACGCATGCACCTGCCCGGATTGCGGGAGATCAGCGCCGTCTGCACCGATCCGGATTTCCGGGGCCGGGGACTGGCCCAAACCCTGGTCGCCGCCGTGGCCGTGGGCATCGCCACCGAAGGCAAGACGCCCTTCCTGCACGTGAAGACGGAAAACGAAGCCGCCAAGAAAATCTATGAAAAGCTGGGCTTCCGCGTGCGGCGGTCGGTGCATTTCACGGTGCTGCGGCGGCTTTGA
- a CDS encoding GNAT family N-acetyltransferase yields the protein MAHGPAEIGLVRPATAADAAAIARVHVASWRSTYPGQLPDQYLVGLSPEAHAARWQGLLNGRQRRTFVAIGENIAADGLPATGVVGFSTCGPQRTDMRGYEGEFYAIYLYDHAQNQGHGRRLMATMATELLAGGMRSACVWVLRDNPARWFYERLGGTRLAEQPITFAGTRLTEVAYGWLDLAPLARLSSYSEG from the coding sequence ATGGCTCACGGTCCGGCGGAAATCGGTTTGGTGCGGCCCGCCACCGCGGCGGACGCCGCGGCCATCGCCCGCGTCCATGTCGCCAGCTGGCGCAGCACATATCCGGGGCAACTGCCCGACCAGTACCTGGTGGGCCTGTCGCCCGAGGCGCACGCCGCCCGCTGGCAGGGTCTGCTGAACGGCCGCCAGCGCCGCACCTTCGTCGCCATCGGGGAGAATATCGCCGCCGACGGCCTGCCGGCCACGGGCGTGGTGGGTTTCTCCACCTGCGGTCCCCAGCGCACCGACATGCGCGGGTATGAGGGCGAGTTCTACGCCATCTACCTGTACGACCACGCCCAGAACCAGGGCCATGGCCGCCGCCTGATGGCCACCATGGCCACGGAACTGCTGGCCGGCGGCATGCGTTCGGCTTGCGTCTGGGTGCTGCGCGACAATCCCGCCCGCTGGTTCTACGAGCGCCTGGGCGGCACCCGCCTGGCGGAACAACCCATCACCTTCGCCGGCACCCGCCTGACCGAGGTCGCCTACGGCTGGCTGGACCTGGCGCCGCTGGCGCGGCTGTCGTCGTACAGCGAGGGGTGA